In Calliopsis andreniformis isolate RMS-2024a chromosome 8, iyCalAndr_principal, whole genome shotgun sequence, one DNA window encodes the following:
- the LOC143182455 gene encoding protein phosphatase 1 regulatory subunit 42, giving the protein MVTLTTDYIEKRSQSRLSKFPSAKTKKTELYGLTHLRMNNMYINSIGNIAVYKNLKVIYLQNNNISRIDNLQFASNLTHLYLQHNAINKLENLDCFTKLETLYLGYNDIAVVEGLEHLRNLTVLHVERQRLTHGESLCFDPRSMHALSNCLKVFNISGNKLSTLRDIKSLEKLEVLDTRNNRIDDINDLTEIISALTSLRELSIQDNPITEHYRYRENLIANNDTLRMLNGVMVTDICRCFMKRFKIEKHRRTKQFSKVRLDEDITSSLNLPLALKKSISRAMNLQHPTPKVSISVSSIIDETQPQIFLAWKTAPGIEAMRHGHITPRLFWNHVAKTKHSYIARSSTKSKSNKLSKEQVNISKNNLCDT; this is encoded by the exons ATGGTAACGCTAACTACTGATTACATCGAAAAAAGATCTCAATCACGATTAAGTAAATTTCCGAGTGCAAAAACGAAAAAGACCGAACTATATGGGCTAACCCACTTACGAATGAACAATATGTACATCAACAGTATC GGTAATATTGCTGTCTATAAAAATCTGAAAGTAATATATTTACAGAATAATAATATATCTAGAATAGATAATTTACAATTTGCATCCAATTTGACTCATCTCTATCTGCAACATAACGCAATAAATAAATTGGAGAACTTAGATTGTTTTACGAAACTTGAAACGCTCTACTTAGGATACAATGATATAGCAGTGGTGGAAGGACTTGAGCATTTGCGAAACTTAACTGTATTACATGTAGAAAGGCAAAGACTAACTCATGGAGAATCATTATGTTTCGATCCAAGAAGCATGCATGCATTATCG AATTGTTTaaaagtatttaatatttctgGTAACAAACTATCAACTTTAAGAGATATTAAGAGTTTGGAGAAACTGGAAGTTCTAGATACTAGAAACAACAGGATAGATGATATCAATGATCTAACTGAAATTATAAGTGCTCTAACATCTCTAAGAGAATTATCTATACAAGATAATCCTATAACTGAACATTACAGATACAGAGAGAATCTTATTGCCAATAATGACACATTAA GGATGTTGAATGGAGTAATGGTCACTGATATTTGTCGATGTTTCATGAAAAGATTTAAGATAGAAAAACATCGTCGTACTAAGCAATTCTCAAAGGTCAGATTGGATGAGGATATTACAA GTTCATTGAATTTACCATTGGCCCTTAAAAAATCAATATCTAGAGCAATGAATCTTCAACATCCTACTCCAAAAGTATCTATTTCAGTCTCATCAATTATTGATGAAACACAACCACAAATATTTTTAGCATGGAAAACAG CACCAGGTATAGAAGCTATGAGACATGGTCACATCACTCCCAGACTATTCTGGAATCATGTAGCAAAAACCAAACATTCATATATTGCGAGATCATCGACGAAAAGCAAATCTAATAAATTGTCAAAGGAACAAGTTAACATATCCAAAAATAACTTATGCGACACTTGA